A window of Cryptosporidium parvum Iowa II chromosome 1, whole genome shotgun sequence contains these coding sequences:
- a CDS encoding PGPD14 protein with at least one predicted RING finger, possible plant origin codes for MDGCKHYKSRCRIIAPCCNNEYWCRHCHNESQEDHHEVDRFSIKEVVCRRCNKRQPASNSCINSAECGEKSGKKCDVTQFAKYFCSKCNLWDDNGIEKNVFHCDECGICRVGGQESYFHCKVCCMCYPLSIKETHKCIENSCRRPCPLCLEDLFYSIKTVSILNCGHTIHEDCLLLLGEAKGLTSLRCPICSKSLGDNSQIWNEIDKMIAESPIPEESKELVNIFCNDCNIKCNTYSHPYGLKCQTCGGYNTRLED; via the coding sequence ATGGACGGGTGTAAACACTATAAATCTAGGTGCAGAATTATTGCACCATGCtgtaataatgaatattggTGTAGACATTGTCATAATGAGAGCCAAGAAGACCATCACGAGGTTGATAGATTTAGCATTAAAGAAGTGGTATGTAGAAGATGTAATAAGCGTCAGCCAGCAAGTAACTCTTGTATTAATAGCGCAGAGTGTGGCGAAAAATCTGGTAAAAAATGTGATGTAACTCAATTTGCCAAGTACTTTTGTAGTAAATGCAACCTTTGGGACGACAATggaatagaaaaaaatgtatttcATTGTGATGAATGCGGAATTTGTAGAGTGGGTGGTCAAGAATCTTACTTTCACTGCAAAGTTTGTTGCATGTGCTACCCACTGAGCATTAAAGAAACCCACAAATGCATTGAGAATTCATGTAGACGCCCATGCCCCTTATGCTTAGAAGATctattttattcaataaaaactgtgtcaattttaaattgtGGTCACACAATACATGAGGATTGTTTACTTCTACTAGGAGAAGCAAAGGGGCTAACCAGCCTACGTTGTCCAATTTGCAGTAAGTCCTTGGGAGACAATTCTCAGATATGGAATGAAATAGATAAAATGATCGCCGAATCCCCAATACCTGAGGAATCCAAGGAActtgtaaatatattttgtaaTGATTGCAATATTAAATGTAATACCTATTCACACCCTTACGGGCTTAAATGCCAAACATGCGGAGGATACAATACGAGGTTAGAAGATTGA
- a CDS encoding Tom40p like translocase, which translates to MSRLQHETDGGNERTNKSLQYENFSLESQSIFQRESFDGFRAEIAKSVTSNLQTSYSLFLGTSNIKGYSYQLGPSYQSSSKNTLILARVNDEGTVSGRFSRCFGNNIEGRISINSSLSDENKNMSEVSIDYNGEESSYSLKVAYQGIFLLNGLFSQLITNKLQLGGELTWIAANNTSIMSLGSRYCHGKNIFFNQITRQPDFTSPGRIFANIHSLRSSFYRKLSDRLSLASELEVSIPNFESTLRFGYEYLFKTARIQGMIDTCGKISLQCLDNKGFGISAAIDYLRNDYKFGFMMQFFPNEKDDKLDD; encoded by the coding sequence ATGAGCAGACTTCAGCACGAAACAGATGGGGGAAATGAAAGaacaaataaatcattGCAATATGAAAACTTTTCTTTAGAATCCCAAAGTATATTTCAAAGAGAAAGTTTTGATGGTTTCAGAGCTGAAATAGCTAAGTCTGTCACCTCAAATTTACAAACTTcttattcattatttttaggcacttcaaatattaaaggcTATTCTTATCAACTTGGACCTTCGTATCAAAGCTCATCAAAAAATACACTCATTTTAGCTAGAGTTAATGATGAAGGGACAGTCAGCGGTCGTTTTTCTCGTTGctttggaaataatattgagggtagaatttcaataaattcgAGCTTGTCAGACGAAAATAAGAACATGAGTGAAGTTTCTATCGATTATAATGGTGAAGAGAGTAGCTATTCATTAAAAGTTGCATATCAAGGAATATTTTTGCTAAATGGACTATTTTCTCAATTGATCACAAATAAACTGCAATTGGGTGGTGAACTAACATGGATTGCAGCCAATAATACATCAATAATGTCTTTGGGGTCGCGATATTGCCAcggaaaaaatattttttttaaccaAATTACAAGGCAACCGGATTTCACGAGCCCAGGACGAATTTTCGCAAATATTCACTCACTCAGATCATCTTTCTATAGGAAATTAAGTGATAGGTTATCTTTAGCGAGCGAATTAGAAGTATCAATACCTAATTTTGAGTCGACATTGCGCTTTGGGTATGAGTACTTATTCAAAACAGCGAGAATTCAAGGGATGATAGATACTTGCGGAAAAATATCACTGCAGTGTTTAGATAACAAAGGATTTGGGATTTCTGCTGCAATAGACTACTTAAGAAATGACTACAAGTTTGGATTTATGATGCAATTTTTTCCaaatgaaaaagatgatAAATTAGATGATTAA
- a CDS encoding dictyostelium gelation factor like filamin type immunoglobulin domain that is involved in binding actin yields the protein MHSVCSNNDDDKSDIFSGSDSHKFVPLNPNFAKEINASIPMGVYGGIQKNEEPYLNSMKNSSLMVMELIPTQQIVKCETHTLQNQDLNFAQLNREDLVHKGSYDSYSFETIKNHYFDCRYLPNEYTDDNLFLKDSFSTKKQGEITIKQLIKQASGIITEEVANNCRATGIGLKQAVSGEITQVMIYTYSENNQRITYGGYNFRILLTPYKLDSLNSQDQVPFISLELLDMNEVFEGSVIDNHDGTYTASYICKKAVPHKLEIVESKNKIKIGESPFVIQVTPGKSYPELCWAEGEGLKYYNIDETISTFKIYSVDRMGNKTKRGGDKYEVFGVGGIKIQQILDLKNGEYEVYYKVHKCNLDDYKEINIKLFGQFIKTPAFYPVSKVLLDEKTINTNYEIDQNNLLNKTILKFDNLSIDIKPAYTLSMVFKHFNEMKKMGNEIDISIPNLAPFPEEKESKTNREIIKRLGILNSSNNFEVNDDMILNDKIRASILDDYKNNILKNITNKLIKNEEILNDLSKAIILHCETGKKHDRKLAKDEKKLESELDEITDCQQRMFATYSCLQQGGIDSLPVSFELEDPGKVKSRQTKDRKFYIDTYNLLEKKFEEINLRKELFEKKRDEYTQKLHRTLATRQKSIIKTQRSYNRILDELDKVYSQLSKKQTRRQDLYKNLKSDSLKVYEGLENQKVLDFHLKKNTVITMNSERHEVDKLANHDDNNNNNKRITGRDRKYNNYSCLVPTDPESPAFWFAEASYLRDEKEKINQYKKHDDDFNINNLLSDNPQKIKRWDLDEDSRWISCPSSVSITFSTMKTPEIQPIKQKGMFKNDIYTENFNKIKNEILSGEKKDPMLPENMNDEEINVIIQKDKERKKLFSKMINTKKSNALDDNSSQWVNEPPSPRKIKSFYNKYLDYYNEKLFNVIKEESNNEELKYETDIGHDYIDINLLNKDVKLIPKLFWDKDFILKLNAGATQKEDFDKIKNVWEDQLKAGREMKKSIEAEKLKLMKLLPKDDFNINHLDVMEYHDENNLVNNIKDSNIVKTDWRQINHTFKSDPRDVPWEFLDEISKLDTMPSQELNKEDLQKYIVESLVLNGKGLSNIKNQIKESLIQEEKSIREAQSNKMPNKELENINNEQKQKLEASKSNIKMFDKSKKLKANTLNREKTKLLISRKNFDTRREQFEHDNIK from the coding sequence ATGCACTCTGTGTGTAGCAACAATGATGACGATAAAAGCGACATATTTTCTGGTTCAGATTCACATAAATTTGTACCACTGAATCCCAATTTCGCAAAAGAGATCAATGCCTCAATCCCAATGGGAGTATATGGTggaattcaaaaaaatgaagaacCTTACTTAAACTCCATGAAAAATTCAAGCCTAATGGTTATGGAATTGATTCCTACTCAACAAATTGTCAAGTGCGAGACTCATACTTTACAAAATCaagatttaaattttgCTCAGTTAAATAGGGAAGACCTCGTACACAAAGGCAGTTATGATTCATATTCATTTGAAACTATAAAAAATCATTACTTTGATTGTAGGTATTTACCTAATGAATACACTGATGATAATCTGTTTTTGAAGGATTCTTTTTCTACAAAAAAACAAGGGGAAATTACAATCAAGCAACTAATTAAACAAGCATCTGGAATAATCACTGAAGAAGTTGCGAACAACTGTAGAGCAACAGGCATTGGATTAAAACAGGCTGTTTCTGGCGAAATTACTCAAGTGATGATTTATACATACTCTGAAAATAACCAGAGAATAACTTATGGCGGATATAATTTCAGGATTTTATTAACGCCTTACAAACTGGACAGTCTAAATAGCCAAGATCAAGTTCCATTCATTTCTTTGGAGTTGCTTGATATGAATGAAGTATTTGAGGGAAGTGTAATAGATAATCACGATGGTACCTATACAGCATCTTACATTTGTAAAAAAGCAGTTCCTCacaaattagaaattgTAGAAAGTAAGAATAAGATTAAAATAGGAGAATCTCCATTTGTGATTCAAGTCACCCCTGGAAAATCATATCCGGAATTGTGTTGGGCTGAAGGCGAAGgattgaaatattataatatagaTGAGACAATATCTactttcaaaatatattctgTAGATAGAATGGGGAATAAAACGAAAAGAGGAGGCGATAAATATGAGGTATTTGGCGTTGGGGGAATTaaaattcaacaaatattaGATTTGAAAAATGGAGAATATGAAGTATATTACAAAGTACATAAATGTAACTTAGATGATTATaaggaaattaatattaaattatttgggCAATTTATCAAAACTCCTGCATTTTATCCAGTATCTAAAGTCTTATTAGAtgaaaaaacaataaatacaaattatGAGATTGATCAAAATAACTTGTTAAATAAAACTATTTTGAAGTTCGATAATTTGTCCATTGATATTAAACCAGCTTACACACTTTCAATGGTATTCAAACACTTTAATgagatgaagaagatggGGAATGAGATTGACATTTCGATACCCAACTTGGCCCCATTTccagaagaaaaagaaagcaaAACCAATAgagaaataattaagaGGCTTGGAATTTTAAATAGTTCAAATAACTTCGAAGTAAATGATGACATGattttaaatgataaaattaGAGCTAGTATATTGGAtgattataaaaataatattttgaaaaatatcaCAAATAAGCTGATTAAGAATGAGGAGATTTTGAATGATCTGTCTAAAGCTATTATTCTGCATTGCGAAACAGGTAAAAAGCATGATAGAAAACTTGctaaagatgaaaaaaaactaGAGTCTGAATTGGATGAAATAACAGATTGCCAACAGAGAATGTTTGCGACGTATTCTTGTTTACAACAAGGTGGTATTGATAGTTTGCCAGTTTCATTTGAATTGGAAGACCCTGGAAAAGTGAAGTCCCGTCAGACTAAAGATAGAAAATTCTACATAGATACATATAATTTACTAGAAAAGAagtttgaagaaattaatttaagaaaggaattatttgagaaaaaaaggGATGAATACACACAGAAATTACATCGAACGTTGGCAACAAGACAGAAGTCTATAATAAAAACTCAAAGGAGCTATAACAGAATATTGGATGAGTTGGACAAAGTTTATTCGcaattatcaaaaaaacAAACTAGAAGACAAGATTTATacaaaaatttgaaatcaGATTCACTTAAAGTATATGAAGGACTAGAGAATCAAAAAGTATTGGATTTccatttaaagaaaaatacaGTAATAACAATGAATAGTGAAAGACACGAAGTTGATAAGCTTGCAAACCATGAtgacaataataataataataaaaggaTTACCGGGAGGGATAGAAAATATAACAATTACTCTTGCTTAGTCCCCACAGATCCTGAAAGCCCTGCGTTTTGGTTTGCAGAAGCATCATATCTTAGAGatgaaaaggaaaaaatcAATCAGTACAAAAAACatgatgatgattttaatataaataatctATTAAGTGATAATCcacaaaaaattaaaaggtGGGATTTAGATGAGGACAGTAGATGGATAAGCTGTCCTTCAAGCGTTTCAATAACATTTTCAACAATGAAAACACCGGAAATACAACCTATAAAGCAAAAAGGAATGttcaaaaatgatatttatactgaaaactttaataaaattaaaaatgaaattttatcaGGCGAGAAAAAAGATCCTATGCTACCTGAAAATATgaatgatgaagaaattaatgttattattcaaaaagataAGGAAAGAAAGAAGCTATTCAGTAAAATGATAAATACTAAAAAAAGTAACGCTTTGGATGATAATTCCAGTCAATGGGTTAATGAACCACCAAGTccaagaaaaattaaatcattttataataaatatttggattattACAAcgaaaaattatttaatgtaattaaagaagaatctaataatgaagaattgAAATATGAAACAGATATAGGCCATGATTACAtagatattaatttattaaataaagatgTTAAATTAATACCCAAATTATTTTGGGATAAAGATTTTATACTTAAATTAAATGCTGGAGCAACACAGAAAGAAGATTTTGACAAGATAAAGAATGTTTGGGAAGATCAGCTAAAAGCAGGCCGtgaaatgaagaaaagtATCGAAgcagaaaaattaaagctGATGAAGTTACTTCCAAAAgatgattttaatattaatcatttaGATGTTATGGAATACCATGACGAAAATAACCTGGttaacaatattaaagatagTAATATAGTGAAAACTGACTGGAGGCAAATTAATCATACATTTAAAAGCGATCCTAGGGATGTTCCATGGGAATTTTTGGATGAGATTTCTAAATTGGACACTATGCCAAGCCAAGAGTTGAATAAGGAAgatttacaaaaatatattgtagAATCACTGGTATTGAATGGTAAAGGTTTAtctaatataaaaaatcaaattaagGAGAGCTTAattcaagaagaaaaaagtattaGGGAGGCACAAAGTAATAAAATGCCCAACAAAGAattggaaaatattaataatgagcaaaaacaaaaattggAAGCAAGTAAAAGTAACATTAAAATGTTTGATAAATCGAAGAAACTCAAGGCAAATACATTGAATCGtgaaaaaacaaaattgCTAATAAGTagaaaaaattttgatacGAGGAGAGAGCAGTTCGAGCATGACaacattaaataa
- a CDS encoding copper transporter, 3 transmembrane domain, conserved in metazoa and apiacomplexa encodes MCCSSKQNAIRLIKDTHGVHSAIIQDPTKDDLNQINNKSLLSIAMQMTFHQSFESVILFESWRTSNRFDYFISCLFIILMGCFTMFISSINKKYIKEIKKNRVEHENLGIKVICTNVLLTILYYFMHYLLMLIAMTFNWGLFFSVIIGLSIGYGIFELGSITKNECSCNNDCDLPSCC; translated from the coding sequence atgtGTTGTTCTAGTAAACAAAATGCAATTAGATTGATTAAAGATACCCATGGAGTACATAGTGCAATTATTCAAGATCCAACTAAAGACgatttaaatcaaataaataataaaagctTGCTTTCAATTGCAATGCAAATGACATTCCATCAAAGCTTTGAATCAGTTATTTTGTTTGAATCATGGAGAACATCTAATAGATTTGATTATTTCATTTCATGTTTATTCATAATTTTAATGGGGTGTTTTACAATGTTCATCTCTTCcataaacaaaaaatacattaaagagataaaaaaaaacagaGTAGAACACGAAAATTTAGGTATAAAAGTTATATGTACGAATGTATTATTAACTATTTTGTACTACTTTATGCATTATCTATTAATGCTAATTGCTATGACATTTAATTGGGGATTATTCTTTTCCGTTATTATCGGTCTTTCGATAGGCTATGGAATATTTGAACTAGGCTCaataacaaaaaatgaatGTAGCTGCAATAATGACTGCGATTTACCGTCATGTTGTTGA
- a CDS encoding Arl1p/ARF like GTpase involved in vesicular transport — protein MKSLFSFDFLGKCNSRCFNILLTGPASSGRTTFLLRHLKGRYVDSATTENIYSAVIERENCVLNIVDKDIFSQSDNSYNCTLKIKNRNEIDKNGCIVKKKGKDKMQIIGKDTINDEDNSNIDGILFFIDSSDHGRIPLARRLLMQLLKKANKQTPILIIATRQDIIGALAPGELAAKLKIEDIASMFEDQAWDYGIIGVSAYTGLGCNEALDWISEAIWRHQLLCHCIPFNRFCYNLCNSGILMLNF, from the coding sequence ATGAAGAGTTTATTCTCATTTGATTTTCTTGGAAAATGCAATTCTCgttgttttaatattttattgacAGGGCCTGCATCATCAGGTAGAACAACATTCCTACTCAGACATTTAAAAGGTAGGTATGTAGATTCAGCAACAACTGAAAACATTTATTCAGCTGTAATTGAAAGAGAAAATTGTGTACTGAATATTGTTGATAAGGACATTTTTTCCCAATCCGATAACTCTTATAATTGTACtttaaaaatcaaaaatagaAACGAGATTGATAAAAATGGATGCattgtaaaaaaaaaaggtaaAGATAAAATGCAAATTATTGGTAAAGATACTAtaaatgatgaagataatagtaatattgatggaattttgttttttattgattCAAGCGACCATGGTCGAATACCTCTTGCTAGGAGGCTGTTGAtgcaattattaaagaaagcAAACAAACAAACTcctatattaattattgcaaCAAGGCAAGATATAATCGGCGCATTAGCTCCTGGAGAATTAGCAGCAAAGCTAAAAATTGAGGATATCGCAAGTATGTTTGAAGACCAAGCCTGGGACTACGGCATTATTGGAGTCTCTGCATATACAGGGTTGGGCTGCAACGAAGCTTTAGACTGGATTTCGGAAGCCATTTGGAGACATCAGTTATTATGCCATTGCATTCCATTCAACCGTTTTTGTTATAATTTATGTAACTCTGGCATTTTAATGTTAAATTTTTGA
- a CDS encoding alpha beta hydrolase — MVIQKFVDVAMFPGTYSSYDITSYPETILIPGPIDADKKIPCFFFAPRSNSKILVIYAHANGVDIGEIHSRLHYVSERLKVNMLLFDYPGYGKYEGRSDESSVDQCMNILLNFATQELNWPIENIILWGCSIGTGPSTRQAKILNERKKKLGGLVLQCPYKSIKHAAESLAGKIGRFLISQRWNIQSEIMDCSCPVLWIHGKKDSLFNWHGSLEMYNNYHIHLRSCHFPKDANHHYFDIEVDIIQPIQKFINKFVLPNTLPIFDHGSIRNGKKVKLNINKVYSSKLNPFRPTILDVYLTRNTNVKVSKDNCLPGEKKSNDTSNNNIDDEGNHIRIIGPKDIKSILPFWGNNKKDTSSTIHSQKNMIYLEGDFAPKYIWLNGEAGEYIKHSQENISKTNSSSSIYLSSSGEDEFENNSDYDNGFYSDADSNQSDDYSNEEFKCYNKLVNSNIISSNNIFHKNIKQCISYNNINTNVYSIYNNAFEKSHKLNFRKRNVILNNPSVFRMECRNRMERLNFRSFIKNEELLLNFWPITNLYCYLFDQYYQFFQIILQKLKQGEFSFIKNGNDTFLSVIMWVRRLYYLYTPTLFMNSIYLYDPDSDKWVLEGITIGNIYIQLKNIDGVCGRLAVRLLDNYPISNSFPPPYYIIVPIYVPPKPFFQPIAEWIVRNIYRFHVYNLIKLNKSTKYRELLISQKYTNIDFFNDPMNQLETKCLLEELSFSSLQHFLLSNTRPKIEKLALITGFGNWIPFGWCEFFVKLFETNSKHYLQRLFLNHEKVNINSNDFINLLVPFYLPSFVNLEIMFRIIKTKIKTRDEWIDSMKTNSKNEFQENQINSLIHPDICNNIFSNLMIVINSSIKITDGLKIRSDTKNKHLDFQTNTQNSFLLQSNQLNWEEILRDFDSFSNFMSQINFITPDLFLPGISQTFRGRQRTENQKPSHEKTNELIHSTSDNVLETIPIFGNMGFDQINQSADTDEFNYEEIPEVDSNKIEKLHDEIESPEQTIMRSFQGKIIVIDDSLDAIKYDNSEKNSSDGCEGLIEKSANNELPLTWESVFLDSHDPLLIINQLQYRDRIYMGMSPTNYMVLHRSLYEKYSFLRLNYESEYLFRLLWHFSHCCIYHGNLLNSSTLNRDFESSIIHPLQCILLIIGILRRSLENPNHSDLKQLNWERDNSDDQYSGFNSSCINSSTNKKLNVVERILAVSIELLENGVCNQIVNYQMNCKSNYDPFILGSNIQGILDSKNNESLNSILHENESNLESSSNCKKNINSTLEKNYEVNINKEETKILNCKNNLSNDSSLSSSRISSLESVIQKVYDCKINKNELSNTDRKQPRKVVIYSSTTKSIHKDNFFGEETGILKRMVKNKKQMKETRIVNINQQSKKFNTFSPTLVANQNLDRPQSQNILRSIGLESTNAFCERNLESYKGDKLQSKFKVFTSSPLRIFKK, encoded by the coding sequence ATGGTAATTCAAAAGTTTGTGGATGTCGCAATGTTCCCCGGAACATACTCCTCATATGATATCACTTCTTATCCAGAAACAATTTTAATACCTGGGCCAATAGATGCGGACAAAAAAATAccatgttttttttttgctccgagatcaaattcaaaaattttgGTTATTTATGCGCATGCAAATGGAGTAGATATTGGTGAGATACACAGCAGATTACATTATGTAAGTGAGAGATTAAAAGTAAACATGTTGCTTTTTGATTATCCAGGATATGGAAAATATGAGGGTAGGTCTGATGAGTCAAGCGTTGACCAGTGTATGAATATACTTTTAAATTTCGCAACACAAGAATTAAATTGGCctatagaaaatataattttatgGGGATGCTCAATTGGAACTGGACCAAGTACACGCCAGGcaaaaattttgaatgaaCGAAAAAAGAAACTGGGAGGACTAGTTTTGCAATGCCCATATAAAAGCATTAAGCACGCAGCAGAGAGCTTAGCAGGGAAAATAGGCCGGTTTTTAATTTCACAAAGATGGAACATTCAATCTGAAATAATGGACTGTTCCTGCCCAGTTTTGTGGATTCATGGGAAGAAGGATTCGTTATTCAATTGGCATGGTAGCCTTGAGATGTACAATAATTACCACATTCATTTAAGAAGTTGCCATTTCCCAAAAGATGCAAATCATCACTATTTCGATATAGAGGTTGATATAATTCAACCAATTcagaaatttattaataaatttgtattGCCGAATACTCTCCCAATATTTGATCATGGTTCCATTAGAAATGGAAAGAAAGTTaagttaaatattaataaggTATATAGTAGTAAATTGAACCCATTTAGACCAACTATTTTAGATGTTTATCTTACTAGAAATACAAATGTTAAAGTGTCCAAAGACAATTGTTTGCcaggagaaaaaaaatctaaCGATACTTCTAACAACaatattgatgatgaagGCAATcatattagaattattggGCCAAAAGATATAAAATCAATTCTACCGTTTTGGGGAAATAACAAGAAAGATACAAGCTCTACTATTCATAGCCAGAAAAATATGATTTATTTGGAGGGCGATTTTGCACCTAAATATATTTGGCTAAATGGTGAGGCAGGGGAATATATCAAGCATTCACAAGAAAATATCTCTAAAACgaattcttcttcaagTATTTACCTTTCATCATCAGGGGaagatgaatttgaaaataatagtgATTATGACAATGGATTTTATAGTGATGCCGACTCAAATCAAAGCGATGATTATTCTAACGAAGAATTCAAATGCTACAATAAATTAGTTAATTCAAACATAATCagttcaaataatatatttcataaaaatattaaacaatGCATTTCTTACAACAATATCAATACAAATGTCTATtcaatttataataatgcATTTGAAAAAAGCCATAAGCTCAATTTTAGGAAAAGAAATGTTATTTTGAACAACCCAAGTGTATTTAGAATGGAATGTAGGAATCGAATGGAGAGGCTAAATTTCAGATCTTTCataaaaaatgaagagTTGCTTTTAAATTTCTGGCCAATTACGAATCTTTATTGCTATTTATttgatcaatattatcaatttttccaaataataCTGCAAAAACTTAAACAAGGTGAATTTTCATTCATAAAAAATGGTAATGATACGTTTTTATCAGTCATTATGTGGGTTAGAAggctttattatttatatactCCAACATTATTTATGAATTCTATCTATTTATATGATCCTGACTCTGATAAATGGGTTTTAGAAGGTATTACAATAggtaatatttatattcaactaaaaaatattgatggAGTATGTGGCAGGCTGGCAGTAAGATTATTGGATAATTATCCTATATCTAACAGTTTTCCTCCACCTTATTACATAATTGTACCAATTTATGTGCCCCCAAAGCCATTTTTCCAACCAATTGCTGAATGGATTgttagaaatatttatagGTTTCACGTATATAATCTaattaaattgaataaatcaACTAAATATAGAGAGTTACTCATTTCTCAAAAATACACGAATATAGACTTTTTTAATGACCCAATGAATCAATTGGAAACGAAGTGCCTTTTAGAAGAGCTCTCGTTTTCAAGTTTAcaacattttcttttgtCAAATACAAGGCCAAAGATTGAGAAGCTTGCATTAATCACAGGTTTTGGGAACTGGATTCCCTTTGGATGGTGCGAATTCTTCGTTAAGCTATTCgaaacaaattcaaaacACTATCTTCAGAGGTTATTTTTGAACCACGAAAAGGTAAATATCAATAGTAATGACTTCATCAATTTATTGGTTCCATTTTATTTGCCAAGTTTCgtaaatttagaaattatgtttagaataattaaaacaaagATAAAGACGAGAGATGAATGGATTGATAGCATGAAAactaattcaaaaaatgaatttcaggaaaatcaaattaacaGTTTAATTCATCCAGATATATGTAACAACATTTTTAGTAATTTAATGATTGTGAtaaattcatcaataaaaataacaGATGGTTTAAAAATTCGTAGTGATACGAAAAACAAACATTTAGATTTTCAAACAAATACGCAAAACAGCTTTTTATTACAAAGCAACCAATTAAATTGggaagaaatattaagggattttgattcattttctaattttatgtctcaaattaatttcataaCTCCTGATCTTTTCTTGCCTGGTATCAGCCAGACTTTCAGAGGGAGACAACGCACTGAAAATCAAAAACCAAGTCATGAAAAAacaaatgaattaatacaTTCGACTTCTGATAATGTTTTAGAGACAATTCCAATCTTTGGAAACATGGGATTTGATCAAATTAACCAATCTGCTGATACGGATGAGTTTAATTACGAGGAAATACCGGAAGTTGATAGCAATAAAATTGAGAAGCTTCACGATGAAATCGAGTCTCCAGAACAAACAATAATGAGATCATTCCAaggaaaaattattgtaatAGATGACTCCTTAGACGCTATTAAATACGATAATAgtgaaaaaaattcttctgACGGATGTGAAGGGTTGATTGAAAAATCTGCAAATAACGAGTTACCTTTAACTTGGGAATCTGTATTTTTAGATTCACATGACCCGCTATTAATCATAAACCAATTACAATATCGTGATAGGATATATATGGGTATGTCTCCAACGAATTACATGGTTCTTCATAGGTCGTTGTATGagaaatattcatttttgaGATTGAACTATGAATCCGAGTATCTATTTCGCCTATTATGGCATTTTTCTCATTGCTGTATTTACCATGGAAATTTGCTGAATAGTTCTACTCTAAATAGAGATTTTGAAAGTTCCATTATTCACCCATTACAATGTATCTTGCTAATTATAGGTATTTTAAGAAGGTCATTGGAGAATCCAAATCATTCTGACTTGAAACAACTCAACTGGGAAAGAGACAATAGCGATGATCAATACTCAGGTTTTAATTCTTCATGTATTAATTCAAGCacaaacaaaaaattgaatGTAGTAGAAAGGATACTTGCAGTTTCTATTGAGTTACTTGAGAATGGAGTTTGCAATCAGATCGTAAATTACCAAATGAATTGCAAATCTAATTATGACCCATTTATTCTTGGAAGCAATATTCAAGGTATTTtggattcaaaaaataatgaatctTTGAATTCTATTTTACATGAAAACGAATCAAACTTAGAGTCTAGTTCCAATTgcaagaaaaatattaattctactcttgaaaaaaattatgaggtaaatataaataaggaagaaacaaaaattttaaaCTGTAAGAATAATCTATCTAATGATTCTTCGTTATCTTCTTCACGTATATCGTCATTAGAATCTGTGATACAAAAAGTTTACGATTgcaaaatcaataaaaatgaattatcaaACACTGATAGAAAACAACCACGCAAAGTTGTTATTTATTCTTCAACAACTAAGTCAATACACaaagataatttttttggaGAAGAAACGGGAATTCTTAAAAGGATGGTTAAAAATAAGAAGCAGATGAAAGAAACGAGGATTGTTAACATAAACCAGCAATCCAAGAAATTTAACACATTTTCTCCTACGTTAGTAGCTAATCAAAATTTAGATAGGCCCCAGAGCCAGAATATTTTGAGATCTATTGGATTAGAATCTACAAACGCATTTTGTGAAAGAAATCTCGAATCTTACAAGGGTGATAAGCTACAAAGCAAATTTAAGGTTTTTACCTCTTCTCCACTGAGAATATTTAAGAAGTAG